One Natrinema halophilum genomic window carries:
- a CDS encoding MFS transporter encodes MEIISSIGAEVDELWGEGRGPLLATIASGWGVLLGTRMIYPVLIPHLRTSFDLSLTVAGFLVTILWLGAALGQLPGGVLADRYSERLIMTVGAFVVAVAIGCVVAASSPIVLFVMTGFIGFGQSLYPIARITIISDIYPDRIGSALGVTMAMGDLGQTIFPPIAAALAAGVFWQAGLGFMIPLLVIVGISLWVVLPVQTPTESGGDTLSPERARYVIGELRQSNLAFVTFILFLYIITWQSFTGLYPTYLVEVKGMSSATAGLLFSSFFACGVLVKPLAGAAYDRIGTRSALLLVLIGPVIGLGLLPVIEGFWLLVGATALVSTMLGSGAITQSFLSDAIAEDIQGTGLGVIRTISATCGAVGPVFFGGLADRGYFDEGYLLLAGILAVTILLTLRLPQPSSS; translated from the coding sequence ATGGAAATCATCTCATCGATCGGGGCGGAAGTAGACGAATTGTGGGGAGAAGGCAGGGGGCCGTTGCTCGCCACGATCGCGAGTGGCTGGGGGGTATTACTCGGGACGCGAATGATCTATCCGGTTCTTATCCCGCATCTCCGCACATCGTTCGATCTCAGCCTCACCGTTGCGGGATTTCTCGTCACGATCCTCTGGCTCGGGGCAGCACTGGGACAGTTGCCTGGCGGCGTTCTCGCGGACCGATACAGCGAGCGACTGATCATGACTGTGGGTGCGTTCGTCGTTGCCGTTGCAATCGGCTGTGTCGTGGCCGCTTCGTCACCAATCGTTCTGTTTGTCATGACGGGGTTTATCGGATTCGGCCAGTCACTGTATCCGATCGCCCGGATTACGATCATTTCGGACATCTACCCGGACCGAATTGGTAGTGCCCTCGGCGTTACGATGGCAATGGGCGATCTCGGACAGACGATCTTTCCGCCGATTGCCGCGGCGCTTGCTGCTGGTGTTTTCTGGCAAGCGGGTCTCGGCTTCATGATCCCGCTGCTCGTTATCGTCGGCATTTCGCTCTGGGTCGTTCTTCCTGTCCAGACACCGACGGAAAGCGGAGGAGACACACTCTCGCCGGAACGTGCCCGCTACGTAATCGGTGAGTTGCGGCAGTCAAATCTGGCGTTCGTAACGTTCATTCTTTTCCTGTATATCATAACGTGGCAATCGTTTACCGGCCTCTACCCCACGTACCTGGTCGAAGTAAAAGGCATGTCGTCGGCGACGGCAGGGCTGCTATTCAGTTCCTTCTTCGCCTGTGGAGTCCTCGTCAAACCGCTGGCCGGTGCGGCCTACGACCGGATTGGGACACGTAGCGCACTTCTGCTCGTGCTCATCGGTCCCGTTATCGGACTCGGACTGCTTCCAGTTATCGAGGGATTCTGGCTTCTCGTCGGGGCCACTGCGCTCGTAAGTACGATGCTCGGTTCGGGCGCAATCACGCAATCGTTTCTCTCCGATGCGATTGCCGAAGATATCCAAGGGACTGGCCTTGGCGTGATTCGAACCATATCAGCAACCTGCGGTGCGGTTGGGCCGGTTTTCTTTGGCGGACTCGCAGACCGCGGCTACTTCGACGAAGGATATCTGTTGTTAGCCGGGATACTGGCCGTGACGATCCTGCTTACCCTTCGGCTTCCTCAGCCCTCGTCGTCGTGA
- the thiC gene encoding phosphomethylpyrimidine synthase ThiC produces the protein MARTQIQAARDGTVTPEMERIAGRENRDPEFVREQVAEGQAVIPANRNHDALDPMIIGREFATKVNANIGNSETTSDLETELEKLHTAVHYGADTVMDLGTGSDLDEIREAHVEHSPVPIGTVPLYEAVKRAGSPEAITKDLLLEVIEKQAEQGVDYMTIHAGILAEHLPLTDGRKTGIVSRGGSIMAKWMEEHGEQNPLYQIFPDICEIFAEHDVTFSLGDSLRPGCLADACDEAQYAELDTLGELTRIGWDRGVQVMVEGPGHVPMHKVAENVERQQNVCDGAPFYVLGPLVTDIAPGYDHITSAIGAAIAAQAGAAMLCYVTPKEHLGLPEEEDVREGLAAYRIAAHAGDVATERPGARDWDDALSEARYEFDWREQFSLALDPDRARSFHDQTLPGDNYKEARFCSMCGAEFCSMRIDQDARADGEMKSLEPDAGTDLEASPAAMVNLPPVGTHESDDLPPVADHAASLEESTDD, from the coding sequence ATGGCGCGTACACAGATTCAGGCCGCCCGCGACGGGACGGTTACGCCCGAGATGGAACGCATCGCCGGACGAGAGAACCGCGATCCGGAGTTCGTCCGCGAGCAAGTTGCGGAGGGACAGGCGGTAATCCCAGCGAACCGGAACCACGACGCGCTCGATCCGATGATCATCGGCCGGGAGTTCGCGACCAAGGTCAACGCCAACATCGGCAACAGCGAGACGACCAGCGACCTCGAGACGGAACTCGAGAAACTCCACACCGCGGTTCACTACGGGGCAGATACGGTGATGGATCTCGGCACCGGGAGCGATCTGGACGAGATTCGAGAAGCCCACGTCGAGCACTCGCCGGTTCCGATCGGGACGGTGCCGCTGTACGAGGCGGTCAAGCGAGCCGGCAGCCCCGAAGCAATCACGAAAGACCTGTTGCTCGAGGTCATCGAAAAGCAGGCCGAGCAAGGGGTCGATTACATGACGATCCACGCGGGGATCCTCGCCGAACATCTGCCGCTGACTGACGGGCGGAAGACGGGAATCGTCTCCCGCGGCGGGTCGATCATGGCGAAGTGGATGGAAGAACACGGGGAGCAGAACCCGCTCTACCAGATCTTCCCGGATATCTGTGAGATCTTCGCCGAACACGACGTTACCTTTAGTCTCGGGGATAGCCTTCGACCGGGCTGTCTGGCGGATGCATGCGACGAGGCCCAGTACGCCGAACTCGATACGCTGGGCGAACTCACGCGAATCGGCTGGGACCGCGGCGTCCAGGTGATGGTCGAAGGGCCGGGCCACGTCCCGATGCACAAGGTGGCCGAGAACGTCGAGCGACAGCAGAACGTCTGCGACGGCGCCCCGTTTTACGTCCTCGGGCCGCTCGTGACGGACATCGCGCCGGGCTATGACCACATCACGAGCGCTATCGGCGCTGCAATCGCCGCGCAGGCGGGCGCGGCGATGCTCTGTTACGTCACCCCCAAAGAACACCTCGGACTTCCCGAAGAAGAAGACGTGCGCGAGGGACTCGCGGCGTACCGCATCGCGGCTCACGCCGGCGACGTGGCCACAGAACGGCCCGGCGCTCGAGACTGGGACGACGCCCTTTCCGAGGCCCGCTACGAGTTCGATTGGCGCGAACAGTTCAGCCTCGCGCTCGATCCGGACCGCGCCCGGTCGTTCCACGATCAGACGCTCCCTGGCGACAACTACAAGGAAGCGCGCTTCTGCTCGATGTGCGGCGCGGAGTTCTGTTCGATGCGGATCGATCAGGATGCGAGGGCTGACGGCGAGATGAAGTCGCTCGAACCCGACGCCGGGACCGACCTCGAGGCGTCGCCCGCGGCGATGGTAAACCTGCCGCCGGTCGGCACCCACGAATCGGATGACTTGCCGCCGGTCGCGGACCACGCCGCCTCGCTCGAAGAGTCGACTGACGATTGA
- a CDS encoding sporulation protein has protein sequence MKRILSSLGIGAATVDTVLPTTLTAGESVDARVDVTGGNDEQEVDDIYFALATRYETDESTRSAKIDTFRAADSFTIEPDEERSFPVTIDVPYHTPVTMDRTSVWLDTGLDIDWAVDPDDRDDLEIQPDPLRQSLFDALESLGFTLRTAKCEATESLFANHRFVQELEFVPRTGPFAGDLDELEVVPLPEGDGFDLLLEVDRRGGLLTEHFDADEQTDRLSLRNDDGGDLERRLRTAIERNS, from the coding sequence GTGAAACGAATCCTCTCGAGCCTCGGGATCGGCGCAGCGACGGTCGACACGGTACTGCCGACGACGCTGACGGCGGGCGAATCCGTCGATGCGCGCGTCGACGTTACCGGCGGCAACGACGAACAGGAAGTCGACGACATCTACTTCGCGCTCGCGACGCGCTACGAAACCGACGAAAGCACACGATCGGCGAAGATCGATACGTTCCGCGCGGCCGACTCGTTTACGATCGAACCGGACGAGGAACGATCGTTTCCCGTCACGATCGACGTTCCGTACCACACACCCGTCACGATGGACCGCACGAGCGTCTGGCTCGACACCGGCCTCGACATCGACTGGGCGGTCGATCCCGACGACCGAGACGACCTCGAAATCCAACCCGACCCGCTCCGACAGTCGCTGTTCGACGCCCTCGAGTCACTCGGCTTTACGCTTCGAACGGCCAAATGTGAGGCCACGGAATCGCTCTTTGCGAACCACAGATTCGTTCAAGAACTCGAGTTCGTCCCCCGCACCGGCCCCTTCGCCGGCGACCTCGACGAACTGGAAGTCGTGCCGTTACCCGAGGGCGACGGATTCGATCTCTTGCTCGAGGTCGACCGTCGCGGGGGCTTGCTGACCGAACATTTCGACGCGGACGAGCAGACCGACCGACTTTCGCTCAGAAACGATGACGGCGGCGACCTCGAGCGACGACTACGAACGGCGATCGAGCGGAATAGCTGA
- a CDS encoding PhzF family phenazine biosynthesis protein translates to METTRIVQVDAFTDEPLTGNPAGVVPDADSLSDDQMQSIAAEMAVSETAFLRSSSAAERRIRYFTPTQEVDLCGHATIATFAHLHDEGLESGPTTIETNVGMLEIDVESDGTIWMSQDEPTVGEVDVGYDRIADALGVDRAALEGASADLPPAVASTGLPFLVIPITYLSDVGNAEPDMAAVESLTDAVDATGIYLFTFDALDGESTAHGRMFAPGAGVPEDPVTGTASGAVGAYLDHFEAFDDDLPEELRLEQGHYVDRPGRVRVRLHDAVQVGGRGVTALDGSIVVPEANDDEILEA, encoded by the coding sequence ATGGAAACGACACGGATCGTGCAGGTCGATGCGTTCACCGACGAGCCGCTGACCGGGAATCCGGCGGGAGTCGTTCCGGACGCAGACAGCCTCTCGGACGACCAGATGCAGTCGATTGCCGCCGAGATGGCTGTCAGCGAGACGGCGTTCCTTCGCTCGAGCAGCGCTGCAGAGAGACGAATTCGCTACTTCACGCCCACACAGGAGGTCGATCTCTGCGGTCACGCGACGATCGCCACCTTCGCGCACCTCCACGACGAGGGACTCGAATCGGGACCGACGACCATCGAAACGAACGTCGGCATGCTCGAGATCGACGTCGAATCCGACGGGACGATCTGGATGAGCCAGGATGAGCCGACAGTCGGCGAGGTCGACGTCGGCTACGACCGCATCGCCGACGCGCTGGGCGTCGATCGTGCCGCACTCGAGGGGGCGAGCGCCGATCTTCCGCCGGCGGTAGCTTCGACCGGCCTTCCGTTCCTTGTCATCCCGATCACGTACCTCTCGGACGTCGGGAACGCAGAGCCTGACATGGCCGCGGTCGAATCACTCACCGACGCGGTCGACGCGACGGGTATCTACCTCTTTACGTTCGACGCGCTCGATGGCGAATCAACCGCGCACGGCCGCATGTTCGCGCCGGGAGCGGGCGTCCCGGAAGATCCCGTCACCGGCACCGCAAGCGGAGCCGTCGGCGCGTACCTGGATCACTTCGAGGCGTTCGACGACGACCTGCCCGAGGAACTCCGCCTCGAGCAGGGCCATTACGTGGATCGACCGGGACGGGTTCGTGTTCGCCTCCACGACGCGGTACAGGTCGGCGGTCGCGGTGTGACCGCGCTCGACGGCTCGATCGTCGTTCCCGAGGCGAACGACGACGAGATTCTCGAAGCCTGA
- the ppsA gene encoding phosphoenolpyruvate synthase, translating into MAVLWLDEISAGDLERVGGKGASLGELTGAGLPVPQGFVVTAGTYRSFIEEAEIDEELFASVDVDVDDSAALADAADRAQELILETPFPEDLREEILESYLEVGDGEAFVAVRSSATAEDLPDASFAGQQETFLNVTEEDLLDRVRECWASLFTQRAIYYRKEQGFDHSVVNIAVVVQQMVDAEKSGVMFTSHPSTGDPTMIIEAAWGLGEAVVSGAVSPDNYVIDRDDRDVDITVAEKKVMHEKDEATGQTVEREVPEDKRTARVISDDEIDALMDLGERVEDHYGEPQDVEWAIVDGEVFMLQSRPITTIDDGGSDVADATDGVDVAKGLTDGSGSVQATEGGAGASGTDSSSTGTALVDGLGSSPGTVSGPARIVTKLDDLAKVGEGDIIVTEMTMPDMVPAMKRASGIITDEGGMTSHAAIVSRELGVPAIVGTTNATTVLEDGQVVTLDGDKGSVLEGSEVEPEEETEPVEEVRPQSPIKPMTATEVKVNVSIPEAAERAAATGADGVGLLRTEHMILSLNQTPAKFIEENGEDAYITELVDGIRSVADEFYPRPVRVRTLDAPTDEFRQLEGGANEPEEHNPMLGYRGIRRSLDRPEVFAHELEAFRRLYEMGYDNVEIMFPLINDAEDVLRAKELMKEAGIDPKKRRWGAMIETPASALSVDGMAEAGIDFASFGTNDLTQYTLAVDRNNENVADRFDELHPAVLRLIGDVIETCREHGVDTSICGQAGSKPKMVRFLVNEGIGSISANIDAVRDVQHEVKRVEQKLLLDSVR; encoded by the coding sequence ATGGCTGTACTCTGGCTGGATGAGATCAGTGCCGGCGACCTCGAGCGGGTCGGTGGCAAAGGCGCTTCCCTGGGCGAGTTGACGGGTGCGGGGCTCCCCGTCCCACAGGGATTCGTGGTCACTGCGGGAACCTATCGATCGTTCATCGAAGAAGCCGAAATCGACGAAGAACTATTCGCGTCCGTCGACGTTGACGTTGACGACTCGGCCGCGCTGGCCGACGCCGCAGATCGCGCACAGGAACTCATTCTCGAGACGCCGTTCCCCGAGGACCTGCGGGAGGAGATCCTCGAGAGCTACCTCGAGGTCGGCGACGGCGAGGCGTTCGTCGCCGTTCGCTCGTCGGCGACCGCCGAGGACCTGCCCGACGCCTCGTTTGCCGGTCAGCAGGAGACCTTCCTCAACGTCACCGAAGAAGACCTCCTCGACCGCGTCCGGGAGTGTTGGGCCTCGCTGTTTACACAGCGGGCGATTTACTACCGCAAGGAGCAAGGGTTCGACCACTCCGTCGTGAACATCGCGGTCGTCGTCCAGCAGATGGTCGACGCCGAGAAATCCGGAGTGATGTTCACGAGCCACCCCTCGACGGGCGACCCGACGATGATCATCGAAGCCGCGTGGGGTCTCGGTGAAGCCGTCGTCTCCGGTGCCGTCTCCCCGGACAACTACGTGATCGACCGTGACGACCGAGACGTCGATATCACCGTCGCCGAGAAGAAGGTGATGCACGAGAAAGACGAGGCGACCGGCCAGACCGTCGAGCGAGAGGTACCCGAAGACAAGCGAACCGCGCGGGTCATCTCCGACGACGAGATCGACGCCCTCATGGACCTCGGCGAACGCGTCGAGGACCACTACGGTGAACCCCAGGACGTCGAGTGGGCGATCGTCGACGGAGAGGTCTTCATGCTCCAATCGCGGCCGATCACCACGATCGACGACGGCGGGAGCGATGTGGCGGACGCGACCGACGGGGTCGACGTCGCGAAGGGGCTTACCGACGGCAGCGGCAGCGTACAGGCCACCGAGGGCGGCGCGGGCGCATCCGGCACGGACTCGAGTTCCACCGGGACCGCTCTCGTCGACGGCCTCGGTTCGAGCCCCGGCACGGTCAGCGGTCCCGCGCGGATCGTCACCAAACTCGACGACCTTGCAAAGGTCGGCGAGGGCGACATCATCGTCACCGAGATGACGATGCCAGACATGGTACCCGCGATGAAGCGGGCCTCCGGCATCATCACCGACGAAGGCGGTATGACCAGCCACGCCGCCATCGTCTCACGGGAACTCGGCGTACCCGCTATCGTCGGGACGACCAACGCGACGACCGTTCTCGAAGACGGGCAGGTCGTCACGCTCGACGGCGACAAGGGGTCCGTTCTCGAGGGAAGCGAAGTCGAACCCGAAGAGGAAACCGAACCGGTCGAGGAGGTTCGGCCGCAGTCGCCCATCAAACCGATGACGGCGACGGAGGTCAAGGTCAACGTCTCGATCCCGGAAGCTGCCGAACGCGCGGCCGCGACGGGAGCCGACGGCGTCGGTCTCTTGCGGACCGAACACATGATCCTTTCGTTGAACCAGACCCCGGCGAAGTTCATCGAAGAGAACGGCGAGGACGCCTACATCACGGAGCTAGTCGACGGGATCCGGAGCGTTGCCGACGAGTTCTACCCGCGTCCCGTCCGCGTTCGAACGCTCGATGCACCCACCGACGAATTCCGCCAACTCGAAGGGGGGGCAAACGAGCCCGAAGAACACAACCCGATGCTCGGCTATCGTGGCATCCGGCGCTCGCTCGATCGGCCGGAGGTCTTCGCACACGAACTCGAGGCGTTCCGTCGCCTCTACGAGATGGGGTACGACAACGTCGAGATCATGTTCCCGCTGATCAACGACGCCGAGGACGTCCTTCGGGCGAAGGAATTGATGAAAGAGGCGGGAATCGACCCGAAAAAACGCCGCTGGGGCGCGATGATCGAGACGCCGGCATCCGCGCTCTCAGTCGACGGGATGGCCGAAGCGGGCATCGACTTCGCTTCGTTCGGTACCAACGACCTCACGCAGTACACACTCGCGGTCGACCGAAACAACGAGAACGTCGCCGATCGCTTCGACGAACTGCACCCTGCCGTGTTGCGGCTCATCGGCGACGTCATCGAGACCTGCCGGGAACACGGCGTCGACACGAGCATCTGCGGACAGGCCGGTTCTAAACCCAAGATGGTCCGGTTCCTCGTCAACGAAGGCATCGGCTCGATCTCGGCCAACATTGACGCCGTTCGCGACGTCCAACACGAGGTCAAGCGGGTCGAACAAAAGCTGCTACTCGATTCGGTTCGGTAA
- a CDS encoding alpha/beta hydrolase — protein MAPRRRTLLAAVSTTTAAAAAGCSDLLANETTDGSGQKTPTDVATAFIDDLANQEFERASKRFAERDRTKYGDPARLERLWMAYTAVAGAFDGIDETSKTARSGVVLVDLALSFEGGDHACRVVVDKNKTGRLRNCGIADEYERPTYVDPSAVTKQDLQLEVDGCSLQGTVTSSADGGDAVPGVVFLHDSGPSTRDTTQGGTKAFVDLAEGLATQGLATLRYDKRIPACEIDPGQYTIDQVTGDDALAAIERLRGVDGVDGDSIVVVGHGLGGTAAPKIAARDGNLAGIVGLAAPARPYHELTLAQLEHKISVGSLEWDALADVYDQWADEIDRVRAGDYEPSDTLLGKPGAFWDSLASYDQFQTARDVDVPLCLLQGNRDFQVTVADDLERWQTELEGRSKTTFETYDGLNHLFMPGEGPSVEFAYAVRNNVSEQVVDDLAGWIGEL, from the coding sequence ATGGCACCCCGACGGCGGACCCTCCTCGCAGCAGTATCGACGACGACAGCCGCAGCAGCGGCCGGCTGTTCCGACCTGCTCGCTAACGAGACCACCGATGGCAGCGGTCAGAAAACGCCCACGGATGTCGCGACGGCGTTCATCGACGATCTCGCAAACCAGGAGTTCGAGCGAGCGAGCAAACGATTCGCCGAGCGCGATCGCACGAAGTACGGCGATCCGGCCAGACTCGAGCGGCTCTGGATGGCATACACCGCCGTCGCCGGTGCGTTCGACGGGATCGACGAAACGAGTAAAACGGCGCGAAGCGGCGTCGTTCTGGTCGACCTGGCACTGTCGTTCGAGGGGGGCGATCATGCGTGCCGCGTGGTCGTGGACAAAAACAAAACGGGGCGGCTGCGTAACTGTGGGATCGCAGACGAGTACGAGCGACCGACGTACGTCGATCCGAGCGCGGTTACGAAACAGGATCTGCAACTCGAGGTCGACGGCTGCTCGCTGCAAGGAACCGTAACGTCGTCAGCTGACGGCGGCGACGCGGTACCTGGTGTCGTTTTCCTACACGACTCCGGCCCGTCGACCCGGGACACCACACAGGGCGGGACGAAAGCGTTCGTCGATCTGGCTGAGGGACTCGCGACACAGGGTCTCGCGACCCTTCGCTACGACAAGCGCATTCCCGCCTGCGAGATAGATCCCGGGCAGTACACCATCGATCAGGTTACCGGTGACGACGCGCTCGCCGCGATCGAGCGACTCCGTGGCGTCGATGGCGTCGACGGCGACAGCATCGTCGTCGTCGGTCACGGACTCGGTGGAACAGCGGCACCGAAAATTGCCGCTCGGGACGGGAACCTCGCCGGGATCGTCGGACTGGCCGCGCCGGCGCGCCCGTATCACGAACTGACGCTCGCCCAACTCGAGCACAAGATTTCGGTCGGCTCCCTCGAGTGGGACGCCCTGGCGGACGTCTACGACCAGTGGGCCGACGAGATCGATCGAGTTCGGGCGGGCGACTACGAGCCGAGCGACACCCTCCTCGGTAAACCCGGTGCCTTCTGGGACAGCCTGGCGTCGTACGACCAGTTCCAGACTGCACGGGATGTCGACGTGCCGCTTTGCCTGTTGCAGGGGAATCGAGACTTTCAGGTCACCGTGGCCGACGACCTCGAGCGCTGGCAGACCGAACTCGAAGGCCGATCGAAGACGACGTTCGAAACGTACGACGGTCTCAACCACCTGTTCATGCCGGGCGAGGGGCCGTCGGTCGAGTTCGCCTACGCCGTTCGAAACAACGTCTCCGAGCAGGTCGTCGACGATCTCGCGGGGTGGATCGGCGAATTGTAG
- the mtnP gene encoding S-methyl-5'-thioadenosine phosphorylase codes for MTIGVIGGSGIYDALSLENTRTEEISTPYGEPSGRVTLGELHGRTVAFLPRHGKQHQHPPTDASYRANIYALKAVGVDRVIATNAVGSLREELPPRTLVVPDQIFDRTKHRSPTFFGDGLVVHMGFAEPYCPEMASHLATAAEEATNGETRTEAGGTYVCIEGPQFSTKAESEFYRSQGWDIVGMTAIPEAKLAREAELSYATVAGVTDYDVWKDDSEVSLEEVLENAAANEDAINAVIERAIRTMPDDFHSEAWSALEGTINTPTEAIPKETRERVDLLVGDYLD; via the coding sequence ATGACGATCGGCGTTATCGGCGGAAGCGGCATCTACGATGCACTCTCACTCGAGAATACCCGCACTGAAGAGATTTCGACGCCCTACGGTGAGCCGAGCGGACGGGTGACGCTCGGCGAACTTCACGGGCGAACGGTCGCGTTCCTCCCCCGTCACGGGAAACAGCACCAACATCCGCCGACCGATGCATCCTATCGGGCGAACATATACGCGCTCAAAGCGGTCGGCGTCGACCGGGTGATCGCCACGAACGCGGTCGGGAGCCTGCGCGAGGAGTTGCCGCCCCGTACGCTGGTCGTCCCCGACCAGATCTTCGATCGAACCAAACACCGTTCGCCCACGTTCTTCGGCGACGGACTGGTCGTCCACATGGGCTTTGCCGAACCCTACTGCCCAGAGATGGCCTCCCACCTCGCGACGGCGGCCGAAGAGGCGACCAATGGCGAGACGAGGACGGAAGCGGGCGGCACGTACGTCTGTATCGAGGGCCCGCAATTCTCGACGAAGGCCGAAAGCGAGTTCTACCGCTCCCAGGGCTGGGATATCGTCGGGATGACCGCCATACCGGAAGCCAAACTCGCCCGCGAGGCAGAACTGAGCTACGCTACCGTCGCGGGCGTCACCGACTACGACGTCTGGAAGGACGACAGCGAAGTGAGCCTCGAGGAAGTCCTCGAGAACGCGGCAGCCAACGAGGACGCGATCAACGCCGTCATCGAACGCGCCATCCGAACGATGCCTGATGACTTCCACAGCGAGGCCTGGAGCGCACTCGAGGGGACGATCAACACCCCAACTGAGGCAATTCCCAAAGAGACACGCGAGCGCGTCGACTTGCTGGTCGGCGACTATCTGGACTGA
- a CDS encoding MATE family efflux transporter, translated as MDVGDASDDGALTEGSLVRPMIRLAWPLVVIQLLQVAYNVGDTFWLGALSPDAVGAVSLAFPLLFLLISIGSGFTAAGAILIAQHTGAKSGEAGLIAGQTLAFVSFVAAGLGAVGFVVTEPMLSALPADEATRAAIIPLAAGYLRIFFLGLPFLFGFFVFVALMRGYGSTQAPMRVMLVSVVINLALDPLFIFGVGPFPRLEVEGAAVATLISRGLATLIGFYLLYYTDVGPDIRAVHLRPRRKYVGQITRLGIPTALEQSMTALALVAMTAMVVTFPPAVVAAYGLGNRLISLAFLPAMGMGQATDTIVGQNLGAGDPDRAARAVRIAASVIAAVMLAAGTLAFLFPHPFVSAFLTADAPGKAATIDYGATYLRFAAVAFVFMGVLQVIQGAFRGAGNTKTALVFAVLGLWVVRVPVTYYLLFVANWGTTGIWTGVVVGDVVGALAAVAWFTRGTWKESIVDGSERANGPHGAADSESAAE; from the coding sequence ATGGACGTCGGCGATGCGTCGGACGACGGCGCCCTCACCGAGGGGTCGCTCGTGCGACCCATGATCAGGTTGGCGTGGCCGCTCGTGGTCATTCAACTGTTGCAGGTCGCGTACAACGTGGGAGACACCTTCTGGCTCGGTGCGCTCTCCCCTGATGCGGTTGGGGCGGTGAGTCTCGCCTTCCCGCTGCTTTTCTTGCTGATCTCGATTGGCAGTGGCTTCACGGCGGCCGGTGCGATACTGATCGCCCAGCACACCGGTGCAAAGAGCGGCGAAGCGGGATTGATCGCCGGACAGACGCTCGCGTTCGTCTCGTTTGTCGCCGCCGGTCTGGGTGCGGTCGGTTTCGTCGTCACCGAGCCGATGCTTTCCGCCTTGCCGGCCGACGAAGCGACGCGGGCCGCGATCATCCCGTTGGCTGCCGGCTACCTCCGGATATTCTTTCTCGGGTTGCCCTTTCTCTTCGGTTTCTTCGTCTTCGTCGCGCTCATGCGCGGCTACGGCAGCACGCAGGCACCGATGCGAGTGATGCTCGTCAGCGTCGTCATCAATCTCGCGCTCGATCCCCTGTTCATCTTCGGCGTCGGACCGTTCCCTCGACTCGAGGTCGAGGGTGCTGCGGTCGCGACGCTCATCTCGCGGGGGCTCGCGACGCTGATCGGGTTCTACCTGTTGTACTACACCGACGTCGGGCCAGACATTCGGGCGGTTCATCTCCGGCCGCGTCGGAAGTACGTGGGGCAAATCACGCGACTCGGGATCCCGACGGCGCTCGAGCAATCGATGACTGCGCTCGCGCTGGTCGCGATGACGGCGATGGTCGTCACCTTCCCGCCGGCAGTGGTCGCAGCTTACGGGCTCGGCAATCGATTGATCTCGTTGGCGTTTCTCCCCGCGATGGGAATGGGACAGGCGACGGATACGATCGTCGGCCAGAACCTGGGTGCCGGCGACCCCGACCGGGCGGCGAGGGCGGTCCGGATCGCGGCGAGCGTCATCGCGGCGGTCATGCTCGCAGCGGGAACGCTCGCGTTTCTGTTCCCCCACCCGTTCGTGTCGGCGTTCCTGACGGCCGATGCGCCGGGCAAAGCGGCGACCATCGATTACGGCGCAACGTATCTCCGGTTCGCTGCGGTCGCCTTCGTCTTCATGGGCGTGCTACAGGTGATTCAGGGCGCATTCCGCGGCGCGGGCAACACGAAGACGGCGCTCGTCTTCGCCGTCCTCGGTCTGTGGGTCGTCCGCGTCCCCGTCACCTACTATCTACTCTTCGTCGCTAACTGGGGGACTACAGGGATCTGGACCGGCGTCGTCGTCGGCGACGTCGTGGGCGCGCTCGCGGCCGTCGCGTGGTTCACCCGGGGGACCTGGAAAGAGTCGATCGTCGATGGAAGCGAACGAGCGAATGGACCGCACGGTGCGGCTGATTCTGAATCGGCCGCGGAATAA